In Hypomesus transpacificus isolate Combined female chromosome 4, fHypTra1, whole genome shotgun sequence, the following are encoded in one genomic region:
- the triqk gene encoding triple QxxK/R motif-containing protein, whose protein sequence is MGKKDSSLGRAPVDQYRKQIGQQDSKKSKSALKATRLQAEAKKNAPGIKDVLLVIVAILFFLLCVYAFFYLNLSTELDLDVDVD, encoded by the exons ATGGGTAAGAAAGACTCCTCCCTGGGCCGGGCCCCCGTCGATCAGTACCGCAAACAGATCG GTCAACAGGACTCTAAGAAGAGCAAATCAGCCCTGAAGGCCACCAGACTGCAGGCTGAAGCCAAGAAGAATGCTCCTGGTATCAAG GATGTCCTGCTGGTCATCGTGGCCATCCTGTtcttcctgctctgtgtgtaCGCCTTCTTCTACCTGAACCTGAGCACTGAGCTGGACCTGGACGTAGACGTGGACTGA